The proteins below come from a single Metarhizium brunneum chromosome 1, complete sequence genomic window:
- the prt-1 gene encoding Eukaryotic translation initiation factor 3 subunit B has product MAPSFDHLREADLDDDEFNEEDIDISDLREKFEVSLEQGYDAFVVIDGLPAVTEDQKPKLVKFLLKKLNSVGKTREDLIHMPMGDDGKSLSFAFVEYSSPAEAAAATRQLDLVPLDKKHTMRVNKLTDVERYGGEGRIDEKYTPPHIDEFAEKEHLRWFMKDPSGRGRDQFVMYRGDTVGVFWNNEKEQPENIVDRQHWTETFLQWSPLGTYLTSIHAQGVQLWGGQSWSRQARFAHPYVNLVAFSPTEKYLVTWSNRPISIPETGHPALSIDDDGKNYVIWDIATGIPLRSFANLDLPKAEEGKPAPKLQWPAFKWSSDDKYVARLTQGQSISVYELPRMNLLDKTSIKIEGVMDFDWAPATVQREGVKNYEQLFCFWTPEIGSNPAKVGLMSIPSKEIVRSLNLFSVSDAKLHWQSEAAYLCVKVDRHSKSKKSQATTLEIFRIKEKGVPVEVVDTIKDTVINFAWEPKGDRFAIITTTEPVGVTAVPPKTAVSFFCPEKVKGPIAGNFKHLRTLDKKNSNAIYWSPRGRFVVIATIHNQQSSDLDFFDLDFEGDKPESDKDMTANLQLMNTADHYGVTDVEWDPSGRFVATWASVWKHAMENGYHIYDFKGETLREEPIDKFKQFQWRPRPPTLLTKDEQKQVRKNLREYSRVFEQEDADRGASADLAVVEARRRMLEEWYAWRADVEEEIYEERVALGLPQDPHVALLESKTKAMGVDSADQEQVIEEIVEDVLEESEEVLA; this is encoded by the exons ATGGCTCCGTCCTTCGATCACCTGCGCGaggccgacctcgacgacgatgagTTCAATGAGGAGGATATTGATATCTCGGACCTTCGCGAGAAGTTCGAGGTTTCCTTGGAACAGGGCTATGATGCCTTTGTTGTTATCGACGGCTTGCCCGCAGTCACTGAGGACCAGAAGCCCAAACTGGTCAAGTTTTTATTGAAGAAACTCAACTCTGTTGGAAAGACGAGAGAGGATTTGATCCACATGCCCAtgggtgatgatggaaaGTCTTTGAG TTTTGCCTTTGTTGAATATTCCTCACctgccgaggctgctgccgccacACGACAGCTGGACTTGGTTCCCCTTGACAAGAAACACACTATGCGCGTAAACAAGCTTACAGATGTCGAGCGCTACGGCGGTGAGGGTAGAATCGATGAGAAGTACACGCCCCCTCACATTGACGAGTTCGCCGAGAAGGAACATCTACGATGGTTCATGAAGGACCCTTCGGGCCGAGGGCGTGACCAGTTTGTCATGTACCGGGGTGATACCGTTGGAGTCTTTTGGAATAACGAGAAGGAGCAACCCGAAAACATTGTTGACCGTCAACACTGGACTGAGACCTTCTTACAGTGGTCTCCCCTTGGCACGTATCTTACTTCAATCCACGCCCAAGGTGTTCAGCTCTGGGGTGGTCAGTCATGGTCCCGACAAGCCCGATTTGCTCACCCATACGTCAACCTCGTCGCCTTCTCCCCCACAGAGAAATATTTGGTTACATGGTCTAACCGACCTATTTCCATTCCTGAAACCGGCCACCCCGCCCTTTccattgacgacgatggcaaaAACTATGTCATTTGGGATATTGCCACGGGTATTCCTCTGCGTTCCTTCGCCAACCTTGATCTCcccaaggccgaggagggcaagcCTGCGCCAAAGCTGCAATGGCCTGCTTTCAAGTGGTCTTCCGACGACAAGTATGTTGCTCGATTGACCCAGGGCCAATCCATCTCTGTATACGAGCTGCCACGCATGAATTTACTGGACAAGACTAGCATCAAGATTGAAGGCGTCATGGACTTTGACTGGGCACCTGCTACGGTCCAAAGAGAAGGTGTCAAGAACTACGAACAACTCTTCTGCTTCTGGACTCCGGAAATCGGCAGCAATCCTGCCAAGGTCGGCTTGATGAGCATTCCCTCCAAGGAAATTGTTAGATCACTCAACCTCTTCAGCGTCAGTGACGCCAAGCTGCATTGGCAGTCGGAAGCTGCCTACCTTTGCGTCAAGGTCGACAGACACTCCAAGTCGAAGAAATCACAAGCCACCACATTGGAGATTTTCCGAATCAAGGAGAAGGGCGTCCCTGTCGAAGTTGTTGACACCATCAAGGACACTGTCATCAACTTTGCCTGGGAGCCCAAGGGTGACAGgttcgccatcatcaccaccaccgaacCAGTCGGCGTCACGGCTGTGCCCCCCAAAACTGCCGTCTCATTCTTCTGCCCCGAAAAGGTCAAGGGGCCCATTGCAGGCAACTTCAAACACCTCCGAACactggacaagaagaacaGCAACGCCATCTACTGGTCACCGCGCGGACGATTCGTTGTCATTGCCACTATCCACAACCAGCAGAGCTCCGACCTCGACTTCTTTGATCTCGACTTTGAGGGCGACAAACCCGAGTCTGACAAAGACATGACCGCCAACCTACAGCTGATGAACACTGCTGATCATTATGGTGTCACCGATGTTGAGTGGGATCCATCTGGCCGCTTTGTCGCCACCTGGGCATCAGTATGGAAGCATGCC ATGGAAAACGGCTACCACATTTACGACTTCAAGGGCGAGACCTTGCGGGAAGAGCCCATTGACAAGTTTAAGCAATTCCAGTGGCGACCGCGACCCCCGACGCTGTTGACCAAGGACGAGCAGAAGCAGGTCCGCAAGAACCTGCGCGAATACAGCCGAGTATTCGAACAGGAAGATGCCGACCGTGGCGCCTCGGCAGACCTGGCTGTGGTTGAGGCCCGACGACGCATGCTTGAAGAGTGGTACGCCTGGCGCGCCGATGTCGAGGAGGAAATTTATGAGGAGCGTGTCGCCCTCGGCTTACCGCAGGATCCTCACGTTGCGCTACTGGagtccaagaccaaggctATGGGCGTTGACAGTGCAGATCAGGAGCAAGTTATTGAGGAGATTGTGGAGGATGTCTTGGAGGAGAGTGAGGAGGTTCTCGCATAG